The following proteins come from a genomic window of Mycolicibacterium rufum:
- a CDS encoding LLM class F420-dependent oxidoreductase yields MDFGLVLFTSDRGITPAAAATLADQHGFTTFYVPEHTHIPIKRQAAHPTTGDETLPDDRYMRTLDPWVSLGTAAAVTSRVRLSTAVALPVEHDPITLAKSIATLDHLSGGRVSLGVGFGWNTDELTDHKVPPGRRRTMLREYLEAMRALWTEEEASYDGEFVSFGPSWAWPKPIQSHIPVLVGAAGTEKNFRWIAKSADGWITTPRDFDIDAPVKLLQDTWADAGRDGAPQIVALDFKPDPDKLARWRELGVTEVLFGLPDRSAEDVAAYVERLAGKLSALV; encoded by the coding sequence ATGGACTTTGGGTTGGTGCTGTTCACCTCCGATCGCGGAATCACTCCCGCCGCGGCGGCCACGCTGGCTGACCAGCACGGCTTCACCACGTTCTACGTGCCCGAACACACCCACATCCCGATCAAGCGGCAGGCCGCCCACCCGACCACCGGGGACGAAACCCTGCCCGACGACCGCTACATGCGCACCCTGGACCCCTGGGTGTCACTCGGCACCGCCGCGGCGGTGACGTCGCGGGTGCGGCTGTCCACCGCGGTGGCGCTACCCGTCGAACACGACCCGATCACGCTCGCCAAGTCGATCGCGACGTTGGACCACCTCTCCGGTGGCCGCGTCTCGCTGGGCGTCGGATTCGGCTGGAACACCGACGAACTCACCGACCACAAAGTGCCGCCGGGTCGGCGCCGGACGATGCTGCGCGAGTACCTCGAGGCGATGCGCGCGCTGTGGACCGAGGAGGAAGCCTCCTACGACGGCGAGTTCGTCTCATTCGGTCCGTCGTGGGCCTGGCCGAAGCCGATCCAGTCCCACATCCCGGTGCTCGTCGGCGCGGCCGGCACCGAGAAGAACTTCCGGTGGATCGCGAAGTCGGCCGACGGCTGGATCACCACACCGCGCGACTTCGACATCGACGCCCCGGTCAAGCTGCTGCAGGACACCTGGGCGGACGCCGGCCGCGACGGCGCACCGCAGATCGTCGCACTGGACTTCAAGCCTGACCCGGACAAGCTGGCGCGCTGGCGCGAGCTCGGCGTCACCGAGGTTCTGTTCGGGTTACCCGACCGCAGTGCCGAGGACGTCGCCGCCTACGTCGAACGGCTCGCCGGCAAGCTCAGCGCGCTCGTCTAG
- a CDS encoding type III PLP-dependent enzyme: protein MTVNPRRRSRLREELRANAARWTRLATTHGTPLLVLEPHLVARRLRQLQSALTGFGVHYAVKALPHPVVLSTIAICGGGFDVATRGEIDLLGRLGLPMHRCIHTHPIKKPADIDHAYAAGVRTFVVENAAEVQKFRGRPADIDLLVRLAFRNPAAKSDLSTKFGVPPGDAELLVKHVLAAGVRFAGFSFHVGSQSSSVEPYRRAMHNTLALADHVQDTLGVATRVLDIGGGFPVSYRDDEPEIDAVGAIVDEVLGQRRDDFTLLCEPGRFLVADCMTLLSSVVGTAERDGQVWHYLDDGLYGSYSNVMTEDVHPPILALAELHRAEAVLDPVTLAGPTCDSADVIARDYPMPALGVGDVVVSPMMGAYTSVTASRFNGIEATPIVMG from the coding sequence ATGACCGTGAATCCGCGACGACGATCTCGGCTGCGTGAGGAACTGCGCGCCAACGCGGCACGCTGGACGCGGCTGGCCACCACACACGGCACGCCGCTGCTGGTCCTCGAACCGCACCTGGTGGCACGCAGGCTCCGGCAGTTGCAGAGTGCACTGACCGGATTCGGGGTGCACTACGCGGTCAAGGCGCTTCCCCACCCGGTGGTGCTGTCGACCATCGCGATCTGCGGTGGCGGATTCGACGTCGCGACGCGCGGAGAGATCGATCTGCTGGGCCGCCTCGGCCTGCCGATGCACCGCTGCATCCACACCCATCCGATCAAGAAGCCCGCCGACATCGACCACGCCTACGCCGCGGGCGTGCGCACCTTCGTGGTCGAGAACGCCGCCGAGGTGCAGAAGTTCCGCGGCAGGCCCGCCGACATCGACCTGCTGGTCCGGCTGGCGTTCCGCAATCCCGCGGCGAAGTCAGACCTCTCGACCAAGTTCGGCGTGCCGCCCGGCGACGCCGAACTCCTGGTCAAGCATGTCCTGGCGGCCGGAGTCCGCTTCGCCGGCTTCAGCTTCCACGTCGGCAGCCAGAGCAGCTCGGTCGAACCGTATCGCCGCGCGATGCACAACACCCTCGCTCTCGCCGACCACGTGCAGGACACCCTCGGTGTGGCGACCCGCGTCCTCGACATCGGCGGCGGATTCCCCGTCAGCTACCGCGACGACGAGCCCGAGATCGACGCGGTCGGGGCGATCGTCGACGAGGTGCTGGGGCAACGCCGCGACGACTTCACCCTGCTGTGCGAGCCCGGCCGTTTCCTGGTGGCCGACTGCATGACCCTGCTGTCGAGCGTGGTGGGCACCGCGGAGCGCGACGGGCAGGTGTGGCACTACCTCGACGACGGGCTCTACGGCAGCTACTCGAACGTCATGACCGAGGACGTCCACCCGCCCATCCTGGCTCTCGCGGAACTGCACCGCGCCGAGGCGGTGCTGGATCCGGTGACGTTGGCCGGACCCACCTGCGACAGCGCCGACGTCATCGCCCGGGACTACCCGATGCCTGCTCTCGGTGTCGGCGACGTCGTCGTCAGCCCGATGATGGGCGCCTACACCTCGGTGACGGCGTCCCGGTTCAACGGCATCGAGGCCACGCCCATCGTCATGGGCTGA
- the sfnG gene encoding dimethylsulfone monooxygenase SfnG: MTTERIADTISFAYWVPNVSGGLVTSDIEQRTDWNYEYNATLAQTAENNGFEYALSQVRYEASYGAEYQHESTSFSLALLLATQRLKVIAAVHPGLWQPGVLAKLGATADQLSGGRFAVNVVSGWFKDEFTHLGEPWLEHDERYRRSAEFLQVLRKIWTEDDVDFRGDFYRIHDFTLKPKPLNTPERPNPEIFQGGNSTAARRNGGRYADWYFSNGKDFDGVTEQIVDVRDHARDAGREVKFGLNAFIIARDTEAEAHETLREIIAKANRPAVEGFGAAVQQAGNATADKRGMWADSTFEDLVQYNDGFRTKLIGTPEQIAERIAAYRKRGVDLILGGFLHFQEEIEYFGARVLPLVRDIEAAERDSIDPAALVPA, from the coding sequence ATGACGACCGAACGCATCGCCGACACCATCTCGTTCGCCTACTGGGTGCCCAACGTCAGCGGCGGCCTCGTGACCAGCGACATCGAGCAGCGCACCGACTGGAACTACGAGTACAACGCCACGCTGGCGCAGACCGCGGAGAACAACGGCTTCGAGTACGCCCTGTCCCAGGTGCGCTACGAGGCCAGCTACGGCGCTGAGTACCAGCACGAGTCGACGAGTTTCAGCCTCGCGCTGCTGCTGGCCACCCAGCGGCTCAAGGTCATCGCGGCCGTCCACCCCGGCCTGTGGCAGCCGGGGGTGCTGGCCAAGCTCGGCGCCACCGCCGATCAGCTCTCCGGCGGCCGGTTCGCCGTCAACGTGGTCTCCGGCTGGTTCAAGGACGAGTTCACCCACCTGGGTGAGCCGTGGCTCGAACACGACGAGCGGTACCGGCGCAGCGCCGAGTTCCTGCAGGTGCTGCGCAAGATCTGGACCGAGGACGACGTGGACTTCCGCGGCGACTTCTACCGCATCCACGACTTCACGCTCAAGCCCAAGCCGCTCAACACGCCCGAGCGGCCCAACCCGGAGATCTTCCAGGGCGGCAACTCGACCGCCGCCCGGCGCAACGGCGGCCGCTACGCCGACTGGTACTTCTCCAACGGCAAGGACTTCGACGGTGTGACCGAGCAGATCGTCGACGTGCGGGACCACGCTCGCGACGCCGGCCGCGAGGTGAAGTTCGGCCTCAACGCCTTCATCATCGCCAGGGACACGGAGGCAGAGGCGCACGAGACCCTTCGGGAGATCATCGCCAAGGCGAACCGGCCCGCCGTCGAGGGCTTCGGCGCCGCCGTGCAGCAGGCCGGCAACGCCACCGCCGACAAGCGCGGCATGTGGGCGGATTCGACCTTCGAAGACCTCGTCCAGTACAACGACGGATTCCGCACGAAGCTGATCGGCACGCCCGAGCAGATCGCCGAACGCATCGCGGCCTACCGCAAACGGGGGGTGGATCTGATCCTGGGCGGATTCCTGCATTTCCAGGAGGAGATCGAGTACTTCGGCGCCCGGGTGTTGCCGCTGGTCCGCGACATCGAGGCCGCCGAGCGGGACTCCATCGATCCGGCCGCGCTCGTCCCCGCATAG
- a CDS encoding DUF5336 domain-containing protein, whose translation MSYPQGAPGGPGYPPAQQPTTQFSAPTQQFAKIGESDPAAAGPSKLPGYLSAAVAALGLLVYLSYFAPQFTVTSSDFPGLGELSGSSVGLGLAVIAAVVAALVAAVGLLPRQRNHVAVAAVAAVLGFLLVISEVVNKPSGTTVDWGLYLLIAFTLLQAAVAVVVLLFDSGVITPPVSRPKYEQPQYGQYPGSYYGQHPGQQHGGPGAGQQQRPGYPTPYGGYPSAGPSTGGFPAASPSTGGQQPGAQQGPPTPPTGYPTYGQPPSSNTPTTQVPTQHQSSPTSQPGQSS comes from the coding sequence ATGTCGTACCCCCAAGGCGCGCCCGGAGGCCCTGGCTACCCGCCCGCCCAGCAGCCGACAACGCAGTTCTCCGCGCCGACACAGCAGTTCGCCAAGATCGGGGAGTCCGATCCGGCCGCCGCCGGCCCGAGCAAGCTCCCGGGCTATCTGAGCGCCGCGGTCGCCGCGCTCGGCCTGCTGGTCTACCTGTCGTACTTCGCGCCGCAGTTCACCGTGACGTCGTCGGACTTCCCCGGTCTGGGCGAGCTCAGCGGGAGCTCCGTGGGTCTCGGCCTCGCGGTGATCGCCGCGGTGGTGGCCGCGCTGGTCGCCGCTGTCGGCCTGCTGCCCCGGCAGCGCAACCACGTCGCCGTCGCCGCAGTGGCCGCCGTCCTGGGCTTCCTGCTGGTGATCTCGGAGGTCGTCAACAAGCCCAGCGGCACGACCGTCGACTGGGGGCTGTACCTGCTGATCGCGTTCACGCTGCTGCAGGCCGCCGTCGCCGTGGTGGTGCTGCTGTTCGACTCCGGTGTCATCACCCCGCCGGTGTCGCGGCCCAAGTACGAGCAGCCGCAGTACGGCCAGTACCCCGGCTCGTACTACGGCCAGCATCCCGGGCAGCAGCATGGCGGACCGGGCGCCGGCCAGCAGCAGCGGCCGGGCTACCCGACGCCCTACGGCGGCTACCCGAGTGCCGGACCCTCGACCGGCGGCTTCCCCGCCGCCTCACCGTCGACCGGCGGGCAGCAGCCCGGCGCGCAACAGGGGCCGCCGACACCGCCCACCGGCTACCCGACCTACGGCCAGCCGCCGTCGAGCAACACGCCGACGACGCAGGTCCCCACGCAACACCAGTCGTCACCGACCTCTCAGCCCGGCCAGTCGTCGTAA
- a CDS encoding cell division protein PerM: MNNPPRAGGSSGPAGTRQARELLRVAFGPSLVALVVIAAVVLSQLLIANSDMTGASGAIASMWLGVHQVPVSIAGSALGVMPLLPAMAMVYGTARTTAAAVTSTSWFVTRWVIASALGGPILIAAVCLAVIHDAASVLTELQTPDASRAFASVLTVHLIGAGLGVGSRVGRRLLRSTPLPAWLPDAFRAAGAGVLALMALSAAVVSGSLIVHWSTMHDLYSITDSMFGQLSLTVLSVLYLPNIVVGAAAVAVGSSAHIGLATFSAFTVLGGDVPALPVLAAVPTPPLGPVWVALLIVAAAAAVALGQQCARRPLPPLQALAKVVVAAVVGAAVMALLGYAGGGALGNFGDVGVDQTTFGPAVFIWFAGIGALTVAMSGGFQPRVRRPAPVIEEPEPEPEPEPVAEEADPDTVEIAPEAVVAVDEPAPPVARTTPEPLPDDLEAEDPEDHFMADDDMRGGRDGTTH, encoded by the coding sequence GTGAACAATCCCCCGCGCGCGGGTGGTTCGTCAGGACCAGCCGGGACACGCCAGGCGCGTGAACTGCTGCGGGTGGCGTTCGGGCCGTCACTGGTCGCGCTCGTCGTCATCGCCGCGGTGGTGCTTTCCCAGCTGCTGATCGCCAACAGCGACATGACCGGCGCATCCGGCGCCATCGCCAGCATGTGGCTGGGCGTGCACCAGGTGCCGGTGTCCATCGCCGGCAGCGCCCTCGGGGTGATGCCGCTGCTGCCGGCGATGGCGATGGTCTACGGCACGGCACGCACCACCGCCGCCGCGGTGACCAGCACGTCCTGGTTCGTGACCCGCTGGGTGATCGCCTCCGCGCTCGGCGGGCCGATCCTCATCGCGGCGGTCTGTCTGGCCGTCATCCACGACGCCGCCTCCGTGCTCACCGAGCTGCAGACTCCCGACGCGTCTCGGGCCTTCGCCAGCGTCCTCACCGTGCATCTGATCGGGGCCGGGCTCGGCGTCGGATCGCGGGTGGGCCGGCGGCTGCTGCGCTCCACACCGCTGCCCGCCTGGCTTCCCGACGCCTTCCGGGCCGCGGGCGCCGGCGTGCTGGCGCTGATGGCGCTGTCGGCCGCGGTGGTGTCTGGTTCGCTGATCGTGCACTGGTCGACGATGCACGACCTCTACTCCATCACCGATTCGATGTTCGGACAGCTCAGCCTCACGGTGCTCTCGGTGCTCTACCTGCCCAACATCGTGGTCGGCGCCGCCGCGGTGGCCGTCGGCTCGAGCGCGCACATCGGCCTCGCCACGTTCAGTGCGTTCACCGTGTTGGGTGGGGACGTGCCGGCGCTGCCGGTGCTGGCGGCGGTCCCGACGCCGCCGCTGGGCCCGGTGTGGGTGGCGCTGCTGATCGTGGCCGCGGCGGCCGCCGTCGCGTTGGGTCAGCAGTGCGCCCGCCGTCCGCTGCCGCCCCTGCAGGCCCTCGCGAAAGTGGTGGTGGCCGCCGTCGTCGGGGCGGCGGTGATGGCGCTGCTGGGTTACGCGGGCGGCGGCGCACTGGGCAACTTCGGCGACGTCGGCGTCGACCAGACCACGTTCGGTCCGGCGGTGTTCATCTGGTTCGCGGGCATCGGTGCGCTGACCGTGGCGATGTCGGGCGGCTTCCAGCCGCGGGTGCGCCGGCCCGCGCCGGTGATCGAGGAGCCCGAACCCGAACCCGAACCGGAGCCGGTGGCCGAGGAGGCCGACCCCGACACCGTCGAGATCGCGCCGGAGGCCGTCGTCGCCGTCGACGAACCGGCACCGCCGGTCGCGCGCACGACACCCGAACCCCTGCCCGACGATCTCGAGGCGGAGGATCCCGAGGACCACTTCATGGCCGACGACGACATGCGTGGCGGCCGCGACGGCACCACCCACTAG
- the purN gene encoding phosphoribosylglycinamide formyltransferase yields MQPEVRVPPSAPARLVVLASGTGSLLASLLEAAVGDYPARVVAVGTDRDCAALQIAAAASVPTFTVPLRAHPDRASWDAAITEATAAHDPDLVVSAGFMKILGPQFLSRFPGRVVNTHPALLPAFPGAHAVADALAEGVRVTGCTVHLVDAGTDTGPIIAQQAVPVLDGDDEATLHERIKVIERELLVDVLAALATRGVTWTGRKATIG; encoded by the coding sequence GTGCAGCCAGAGGTCCGGGTTCCCCCGAGCGCGCCGGCGCGGCTCGTGGTGCTCGCCTCGGGCACCGGCTCGCTGCTCGCCTCGCTGCTCGAGGCCGCCGTCGGCGACTACCCGGCGCGCGTGGTGGCCGTCGGCACCGACCGCGACTGCGCCGCCCTGCAGATCGCCGCGGCGGCCTCGGTGCCCACCTTCACCGTGCCGCTGCGCGCCCATCCGGACCGGGCCTCGTGGGACGCCGCGATCACCGAGGCGACCGCCGCGCACGACCCCGACCTGGTGGTGTCGGCCGGATTCATGAAGATCCTTGGCCCGCAGTTTCTTTCGCGGTTCCCGGGGCGGGTGGTCAACACCCATCCCGCGCTGCTGCCCGCGTTCCCCGGTGCGCACGCCGTCGCCGATGCCCTGGCCGAGGGAGTCCGCGTCACCGGGTGCACCGTGCACCTCGTCGATGCGGGCACCGACACCGGTCCGATCATCGCGCAGCAGGCGGTTCCCGTGCTCGACGGCGACGACGAGGCCACGCTGCACGAACGGATCAAGGTGATCGAACGAGAACTTCTGGTGGATGTCCTGGCGGCGCTGGCCACCCGCGGCGTCACCTGGACGGGACGAAAGGCGACCATAGGATGA
- the purH gene encoding bifunctional phosphoribosylaminoimidazolecarboxamide formyltransferase/IMP cyclohydrolase, whose product MTDNEGRRRIRRALISVYDKTGLVPLAQGLHEAGVSIVSTGSTAKTIAGAGVPVTPVEDVTGFPEVLDGRVKTLHPRVHAGLLADQRKAEHVSALEELGVEAFELVVVNLYPFTQTVNSGASVDECVEQIDIGGPSMVRAAAKNHPSVAVVVEPLGYDGVLAAVRAGGFTLAERKKLASLAFRHTAEYDVAVASWMESVLAPGEDIAEAGDVALPPWFGATFRRTAVLRYGENPHQQAALYSDDGGWPGLAQAEQLHGKEMSYNNYTDADAAWRAAFDHEDICVAIIKHANPCGIAVSTVSVADAHRKAHDCDPLSAFGGVIATNTEVSVEMAETVAGIFTEVIVAPAYEPGAVEVLRGKKNIRILVASEPQPGGTEFRQVSGGLLVQQRDAVDAPGDDPANWTLATGTPADPAVLADLVFAWRTCRAVKSNAIVIAKDGATVGVGMGQVNRVDAARLAVERAGDRTQGAVAASDAFFPFPDGLEALIRAGVTAVVHPGGSVRDDEVTAAAASAGVTLYLTGARHFAH is encoded by the coding sequence ATGACCGACAACGAGGGCAGGCGGCGTATTCGGCGCGCGTTGATCAGCGTGTACGACAAGACGGGGCTGGTGCCGCTGGCCCAAGGCCTGCACGAGGCCGGGGTCAGCATCGTGTCCACCGGGTCGACGGCGAAAACCATTGCCGGCGCCGGTGTTCCGGTCACCCCGGTGGAGGATGTCACCGGCTTCCCCGAGGTGCTCGACGGCCGGGTGAAGACGCTGCACCCGCGGGTGCACGCCGGACTGCTCGCCGATCAGCGCAAAGCAGAACACGTCTCGGCGCTCGAGGAACTCGGCGTCGAGGCGTTCGAACTCGTCGTGGTGAACCTCTATCCGTTCACCCAGACCGTCAACTCCGGCGCGAGCGTCGACGAGTGCGTGGAGCAGATCGACATCGGTGGCCCGTCGATGGTGCGGGCCGCGGCGAAGAACCACCCCAGCGTGGCGGTGGTCGTCGAACCGCTCGGGTACGACGGCGTGCTGGCCGCGGTACGCGCCGGCGGCTTCACCCTCGCCGAACGGAAGAAGTTGGCCTCGTTGGCGTTTCGGCACACCGCCGAGTACGACGTCGCGGTGGCGTCGTGGATGGAGTCGGTGCTGGCGCCCGGCGAAGACATCGCCGAGGCCGGCGACGTGGCTTTGCCGCCGTGGTTCGGTGCGACGTTCCGGCGCACCGCGGTGCTGCGCTACGGCGAGAACCCGCATCAGCAGGCGGCGCTGTACAGCGACGACGGCGGCTGGCCCGGTCTGGCGCAGGCAGAACAGTTGCACGGCAAGGAGATGTCGTACAACAACTACACCGACGCGGATGCGGCCTGGCGCGCGGCGTTCGACCACGAGGACATCTGCGTGGCGATCATCAAGCACGCCAACCCGTGTGGCATCGCGGTGTCCACGGTCTCGGTGGCCGACGCGCACCGCAAGGCCCACGACTGTGACCCGCTGTCCGCGTTCGGCGGGGTGATCGCCACCAACACCGAGGTCAGCGTCGAGATGGCCGAGACGGTGGCGGGCATCTTCACCGAGGTGATCGTCGCACCGGCCTACGAGCCGGGCGCGGTGGAGGTGCTGCGCGGCAAGAAGAACATCCGCATCCTGGTGGCCTCGGAGCCGCAGCCCGGCGGCACCGAGTTCCGTCAGGTCAGCGGCGGCCTGCTCGTGCAGCAGCGCGACGCCGTCGACGCGCCGGGGGACGACCCCGCGAACTGGACACTGGCCACCGGCACGCCCGCCGACCCGGCCGTTCTCGCCGACCTGGTGTTCGCGTGGCGTACCTGCCGCGCGGTCAAGTCCAATGCGATCGTCATCGCCAAGGACGGCGCCACCGTCGGCGTCGGCATGGGGCAGGTCAACCGCGTCGACGCGGCCCGACTGGCGGTCGAGCGGGCCGGCGACCGCACCCAGGGCGCCGTCGCAGCCTCCGACGCGTTCTTCCCGTTCCCCGACGGGCTCGAGGCGTTGATCCGGGCCGGGGTGACAGCCGTGGTGCACCCGGGTGGCTCGGTCCGCGACGACGAAGTGACCGCCGCCGCGGCGAGCGCCGGGGTGACGCTGTACCTGACCGGGGCGCGCCACTTCGCGCACTGA
- a CDS encoding DUF559 domain-containing protein, producing the protein MGSNDGPFLGSEARRRGQVSRRALRSRHHMIYRDVYVPTGTRLTPVTRAAAAWLWSGRAATVAGLSASALHGSRWIDDESPAELNRPQACAVDGIIIHRNTLADDEVCVVRGIPATTPARTAFDLGRRDSLVGAVMRVDALANATRLKPPDVEPLVERHRGARGLVQLRTVLDLMDDGAESPQESRSRLLLMAAGFPRPSTQILLCDEHGYFIGRVDMGWPRWKVGVEYDGPQHWTDPAVRARDIDRLAELQGQGWTIIRVSRDILRYRPEVFLQRVRDAMRAAGWPGHGRVRLDARLDTWSGCPVLD; encoded by the coding sequence ATGGGGAGCAATGACGGGCCGTTTCTGGGCAGTGAGGCGCGCCGGCGCGGGCAGGTGAGTCGGCGCGCACTGCGCAGCAGGCATCACATGATCTATCGCGACGTCTACGTCCCGACAGGAACCCGCCTGACGCCGGTGACACGTGCAGCCGCCGCCTGGTTGTGGTCGGGCCGGGCGGCGACGGTCGCCGGTCTGTCGGCGTCGGCGCTGCACGGCTCGCGTTGGATCGACGACGAGTCGCCTGCGGAACTCAACCGCCCGCAAGCATGTGCGGTCGACGGCATCATCATCCACCGCAACACGCTTGCCGACGACGAGGTGTGCGTCGTCCGCGGCATCCCCGCAACGACGCCCGCACGCACCGCGTTCGATCTCGGAAGACGCGACTCTCTGGTGGGCGCGGTCATGCGCGTCGACGCGCTCGCCAACGCGACCCGACTCAAACCCCCCGACGTCGAACCGCTCGTGGAGCGCCACCGCGGCGCGCGTGGTCTCGTCCAGCTTCGGACCGTTCTGGACCTGATGGATGACGGTGCCGAATCTCCGCAGGAGTCCAGGTCGCGACTGCTGTTGATGGCCGCCGGCTTCCCGCGCCCGTCGACCCAGATCCTTCTCTGTGACGAGCACGGCTACTTCATCGGCCGTGTCGACATGGGGTGGCCGAGGTGGAAGGTGGGCGTCGAATACGACGGGCCGCAGCACTGGACGGACCCGGCCGTGCGAGCCCGGGACATCGACCGCCTCGCCGAACTGCAGGGCCAGGGATGGACGATCATCCGGGTCAGCCGCGACATCCTGAGATACCGTCCCGAGGTGTTTTTGCAGCGGGTGCGCGACGCGATGCGGGCGGCGGGGTGGCCGGGGCACGGCCGGGTCCGCCTCGACGCCCGCCTCGACACATGGAGCGGCTGCCCAGTGTTGGATTAA
- a CDS encoding sigma 54-interacting transcriptional regulator, translating to MTSPNDLPRTVGELRASGHRERSVKAEIRENLLAALSSGATAEQIWPGILGFEDTVIPQLERALIAGHDIVLLGERGQGKTRLLRALSGLLDEWTPVIAGAELGEHPYSPITPESIRRAADSGDDLPVAWRHRSERYTEKLATPDTSVADLVGDIDPIKVAEGRSLGDPETIAYGLIPRAHRGIVAVNELPDLAERIQVAMLNVMEERDIQVRGYTLRLPLDVLVVASANPEDYTNRGRIITPLKDRFGAEIRTHYPLELDAEVGVISQEAHLAAEVPAYLLAILARFARALRESTAIDQRSGVSARFAIAAAETVAASARHRAALLGEQDPVARVVDLGTVIDVLRGKLEFESGEEGREQAVLEHLLRRATAETAQRLLGGIDVGPIVTAVENGSPVTTGERVSAREVLAALPEVSAVAEIQRRLEASSEGQRAAAIELALEALYLAKRIDKVSGEGETVYG from the coding sequence GTGACATCACCTAACGACCTTCCCCGTACCGTCGGTGAGCTGCGTGCCTCCGGGCATCGCGAGCGCAGCGTCAAGGCCGAGATCCGGGAGAACCTGCTGGCCGCGCTGAGCTCGGGCGCGACCGCGGAGCAGATCTGGCCGGGCATCCTGGGGTTCGAGGACACCGTCATCCCGCAGCTGGAACGGGCGCTGATCGCCGGGCACGACATCGTCCTGCTCGGCGAGCGCGGCCAAGGCAAGACCCGGCTGCTGCGGGCGCTGAGCGGCCTGCTCGACGAGTGGACGCCGGTGATCGCGGGCGCCGAACTGGGTGAGCACCCCTACAGCCCGATCACCCCGGAGTCGATCCGGCGGGCCGCCGACTCGGGTGACGACCTGCCCGTGGCGTGGCGCCACCGCAGCGAGCGCTACACCGAGAAGCTCGCGACACCGGACACCAGCGTCGCCGACCTGGTCGGCGACATCGACCCGATCAAGGTGGCCGAGGGCCGCAGCCTCGGTGACCCCGAGACCATCGCCTACGGGCTGATCCCGCGGGCGCACCGCGGCATCGTCGCCGTCAACGAGCTTCCCGACCTCGCCGAACGCATCCAGGTCGCGATGCTCAATGTGATGGAGGAGCGCGACATCCAGGTCCGCGGCTACACGCTGCGGCTGCCGCTCGACGTGCTCGTCGTCGCCAGCGCCAACCCCGAGGACTACACGAACCGCGGCCGCATCATCACCCCGCTCAAGGACCGGTTCGGCGCCGAGATCCGCACGCACTACCCGCTCGAACTCGATGCCGAGGTCGGCGTCATCTCCCAGGAGGCCCACCTGGCCGCCGAGGTGCCGGCCTACCTGCTGGCGATCCTGGCCCGGTTCGCGCGTGCGCTGCGCGAATCCACCGCGATCGATCAGCGCTCCGGCGTCTCGGCGCGGTTCGCGATCGCCGCCGCCGAGACCGTCGCCGCGTCGGCCCGGCACCGCGCGGCGCTGCTCGGCGAACAGGATCCGGTGGCGCGCGTGGTCGACCTCGGCACCGTGATCGACGTGCTGCGCGGCAAGCTGGAGTTCGAATCCGGCGAGGAGGGTCGCGAGCAGGCGGTGCTCGAGCACCTGTTGCGGCGCGCGACGGCCGAGACGGCGCAGCGGCTGCTGGGCGGCATCGACGTCGGTCCGATCGTCACCGCGGTGGAGAACGGCTCGCCGGTGACGACGGGCGAGCGGGTGTCGGCCCGCGAGGTGTTGGCCGCACTGCCCGAGGTGTCCGCGGTGGCCGAGATCCAGCGCCGCCTCGAGGCGTCCTCGGAGGGCCAGCGGGCCGCCGCGATCGAACTGGCGCTCGAGGCGCTGTACCTGGCCAAGCGGATCGACAAGGTGTCTGGAGAAGGCGAAACCGTCTATGGCTAA